A region from the Tigriopus californicus strain San Diego chromosome 9, Tcal_SD_v2.1, whole genome shotgun sequence genome encodes:
- the LOC131886165 gene encoding uncharacterized protein LOC131886165 isoform X1, protein MAAHPPRHPPQIFNEYGEPIEAPPAPTKGQKLLKVLGSICSFLFSHIGLLSLVVGYCFLGAFIFEELERYNEIEVKRNMTRTREAVTESLWHITRNMQVLRQDNWTAEVVNELRTFEKNLIIALKERGWDGSEDESQVNWTFAGSLFYSITVITTIGYGHIAPKTAVAKIVTIFYAIMGIPLTVLCWSNIGDAMANAFRFCYWRIFCYLCTKKPRKRRRRPMSRPQRSMSMRSPARGQSLRRSQRTSQKSDDTARTDSTLSYSEAERCYEESMNKDIIDKNIPTKKNDKPRDLDMDMANQNEMTPAPEKKMSTASKISRGLGLRRSDRESQKSQKSNHSMGMDSVQSATVSGGTLPNRGLTMRQFSAPNVRLDRVPEDDWLAADPYYYDDYYSEDEQDDYSRKSVPIWLSLLLVVAYIVWGSYIFRDWEGWSLLDSAYFCFITLTTIGFGDLVPNQQSEDGEVRIALCSLYLLFGIAMIAMSFNLVQEQVINNVKDLGKQLGILKDDDEDEDY, encoded by the exons ATGGCCGCGCATCCTCCAAGACATCCGCCCCAAATATTCAATGAGTATGGCGAACCCATTGAAGCACCTCCAGCGCCCACCAAAGGCCAAAAGTTGCTCAAGGTCTTGGGGTCGATTTGTAGCTTCTTATTTTCACACATCGGATTGCTATCGTTGGTGGTGGGATATTGCTTTTTGGGCGCTTTCATCTTCGAAGAGTTGGAACGCTACAATGAGATCGAAGTCAAACGAAACATGACTAGAACCAGGGAGGCGGTCACCGAATCCTTGTGGCATATCACAAG AAACATGCAAGTATTAAGGCAAGATAATTGGACGGCCGAGGTTGTGAATGAGTTGAGGACTTTTGAGAAGAATCTCATCATTGCATTGAAGGAAAGGGGATGGGATGGTAGTGAGGACGAATCCCAAGTGAATTGGACGTTTGCCGGATCCCTCTTTTATTCCATAACTGTGATTACCACAATAG GCTACGGTCATATCGCACCCAAGACCGCCGTGGCGAAGATTGTGACCATTTTCTACGCCATTATGGGTATTCCGTTGACCGTCCTCTGTTGGTCGAACATCGGTGATGCCATGGCCAATGCCTTCAGGTTCTGTTACTGGAGaattttttgctatttgtgTACAAAAAAGCCCAGAAAACGTCGGAGGCGACCCATGAGTCGACCTCAACGATC AATGTCCATGCGAAGTCCAGCCAGAGGTCAATCCCTTCGACGATCTCAAAGAACGAGTCAGAAATCTGATGATACTGCTCGAACAGACAGTACATTGTCATATTCGGAGGCAGAGAG ATGCTATGAGGAATCCATGAACAAAGACATCATCGACAAAAACATCCCGaccaagaaaaatgacaagCCAAGGGATCTGGACATGGACATGGCCAACCAAAACGAGATGACTCCCGCTCCCGAGAAAAAGATGTCCACGGCATCCAAGATATCCCGGGGTCTGGGCCTGAGACGAAGTGATCGTGAATCTCAAAAGTCGCAAAAGAGCAACCATTCCATGGGAATGGACTCCGTTCAATCCGCCACGGTATCAGGTGGAACCTTACCTAATCGAGGGTTGACGATGCGCCAATTTTCCGCTCCTAACGTTCGTCTGGATCGCGTTCCCGAGGACGATTGGCTGGCGGCTGATCCTTATTACTACGACGATTACTACAGCGAAGATGAACAAGATGACTATTCCCGGAAGTCCGTGCCCATTTGGTTGTCTTTACTCTTGGTCGTGGCTTACATTGTTTGGGGATCCTACATTTTTAGA GACTGGGAGGGTTGGTCGTTGTTGGATAGCGCCTATTTTTGCTTCATCACGTTGACCACCATCGGTTTTGGTGATCTGGTGCCCAATCAGCAGAGCGAAGACGGCGAGGTCCGGATAGCTTTGTGCTCATtgtatttgctctttgg
- the LOC131886165 gene encoding uncharacterized protein LOC131886165 isoform X2: MAAHPPRHPPQIFNEYGEPIEAPPAPTKGQKLLKVLGSICSFLFSHIGLLSLVVGYCFLGAFIFEELERYNEIEVKRNMTRTREAVTESLWHITRNMQVLRQDNWTAEVVNELRTFEKNLIIALKERGWDGSEDESQVNWTFAGSLFYSITVITTIGYGHIAPKTAVAKIVTIFYAIMGIPLTVLCWSNIGDAMANAFRFCYWRIFCYLCTKKPRKRRRRPMSRPQRSMSMRSPARGQSLRRSQRTSQKSDDTARTDSTLSYSEAERCYEESMNKDIIDKNIPTKKNDKPRDLDMDMANQNEMTPAPEKKMSTASKISRGLGLRRSDRESQKSQKSNHSMGMDSVQSATVSGGTLPNRGLTMRQFSAPNVRLDRVPEDDWLAADPYYYDDYYSEDEQDDYSRKSVPIWLSLLLVVAYIVWGSYIFRIDGENKE; the protein is encoded by the exons ATGGCCGCGCATCCTCCAAGACATCCGCCCCAAATATTCAATGAGTATGGCGAACCCATTGAAGCACCTCCAGCGCCCACCAAAGGCCAAAAGTTGCTCAAGGTCTTGGGGTCGATTTGTAGCTTCTTATTTTCACACATCGGATTGCTATCGTTGGTGGTGGGATATTGCTTTTTGGGCGCTTTCATCTTCGAAGAGTTGGAACGCTACAATGAGATCGAAGTCAAACGAAACATGACTAGAACCAGGGAGGCGGTCACCGAATCCTTGTGGCATATCACAAG AAACATGCAAGTATTAAGGCAAGATAATTGGACGGCCGAGGTTGTGAATGAGTTGAGGACTTTTGAGAAGAATCTCATCATTGCATTGAAGGAAAGGGGATGGGATGGTAGTGAGGACGAATCCCAAGTGAATTGGACGTTTGCCGGATCCCTCTTTTATTCCATAACTGTGATTACCACAATAG GCTACGGTCATATCGCACCCAAGACCGCCGTGGCGAAGATTGTGACCATTTTCTACGCCATTATGGGTATTCCGTTGACCGTCCTCTGTTGGTCGAACATCGGTGATGCCATGGCCAATGCCTTCAGGTTCTGTTACTGGAGaattttttgctatttgtgTACAAAAAAGCCCAGAAAACGTCGGAGGCGACCCATGAGTCGACCTCAACGATC AATGTCCATGCGAAGTCCAGCCAGAGGTCAATCCCTTCGACGATCTCAAAGAACGAGTCAGAAATCTGATGATACTGCTCGAACAGACAGTACATTGTCATATTCGGAGGCAGAGAG ATGCTATGAGGAATCCATGAACAAAGACATCATCGACAAAAACATCCCGaccaagaaaaatgacaagCCAAGGGATCTGGACATGGACATGGCCAACCAAAACGAGATGACTCCCGCTCCCGAGAAAAAGATGTCCACGGCATCCAAGATATCCCGGGGTCTGGGCCTGAGACGAAGTGATCGTGAATCTCAAAAGTCGCAAAAGAGCAACCATTCCATGGGAATGGACTCCGTTCAATCCGCCACGGTATCAGGTGGAACCTTACCTAATCGAGGGTTGACGATGCGCCAATTTTCCGCTCCTAACGTTCGTCTGGATCGCGTTCCCGAGGACGATTGGCTGGCGGCTGATCCTTATTACTACGACGATTACTACAGCGAAGATGAACAAGATGACTATTCCCGGAAGTCCGTGCCCATTTGGTTGTCTTTACTCTTGGTCGTGGCTTACATTGTTTGGGGATCCTACATTTTTAGA ATCGACGGAGAAAATAAAGAGTAG